The Sphingopyxis sp. TUF1 genome segment GGTTCGGAAAAGCCTGTCCGACCTCCGCGCCGGTCTCGCCGAATCGGCCGACCTGTCGGCGCTGATCGCAAGCCCGGTTGTCGGCCGCACCGAAGCCGCCAAGGCCATCGAAGCCGTCGCGAAAGCGATGAAGCTCGATTCGCTGACCACCAAATTCCTGGGCGTTCTCGCCGAGAACCGCCGCCTCGCCGATCTGCCGCGCATGATCGACGCGTTCGACGCGATTGTCGCCGATCACCGCGGCGAAGTGACGGCCAAGGTCACCAGCGCACACCCGCTGACCCCCGCGCAGCTCAAAGATCTGACCGCGAACCTCAAATCCCGTGTCGGCCGCGACGTCTCCGTCGCGGCGACCGTCGATCCCGCCATCCTCGGCGGCCTCGTCGTCCAGCTGGGCAGCCAGCTGATCGACGGCAGCATCCGTACCCGTCTCAACAGTTTCGCCCAGGCGATGAAGGGCTGAAAGCCCGACGCCAAAACGCCCCGATGAAAGGCTGAATAATGGAAATCCGCGCCGCTGAAATCAGCAAGGTCATCAAGGACCAGATCGCCAATTTCGGAACCGACGCCACGGTCACCGAAATCGGTTCGGTGCTCTCGGTCGGCGACGGCATCGCCCGCGTCCATGGCCTCGACAATGTCCAGGCCGGTGAAATGGTCGAATTCGCCAATGGCGTGAAGGGCATGGCGCTCAACCTCGAAGCCGACAACGTCGGCATCGTGATCTTCGGCAGCGACGCCGAAATCAAGGAAGGCGACCAGGTCAAGCGCACCGGCACGATCGTCGACGTTCCCGTCGGCAAGGGCCTGCTCGGCCGCGTGGTCGATGGCCTCGGCAACCCGATCGATGGCAAGGGCCCGATTCTGGCCGACAAGCGGATGCGCGTCGAAGTGAAGGCGCCGGGCATCATCCCGCGCACCTCGGTGCACGAACCCGTCCAGACCGGCCTGAAGGCGCTCGACGCGCTTGTCCCCGTCGGCCGCGGCCAGCGCGAACTGATCATCGGCGACCGTCAGACCGGCAAGACCGCCGTCGCGATCGACACCTTCATTAACCAGAAGCAGGCGAACGCCGGCGACGATGAATCGAAGAAGCTCTACTGCATCTACGTCGCCGTCGGCCAGAAGCGCTCGACCGTCGCGCAGATCGTGCGTCAGCTCGAAGAAAATGGCGCGATGGAATATTCGATCGTCGTCGCCGCGACCGCTTCGGAACCCGCTCCGCTCCAGTATCTCGCGCCTTACGCCGGCGTGACGATGGGCGAATATTTCCGCGACAACGGCATGCACGCCGTGATCGTGTATGACGATCTTTCGAAGCAGGCCGTCGCCTATCGCCAGATGTCGCTGCTGCTCCGCCGCCCGCCGGGCCGTGAAGCTTATCCCGGCGACGTTTTCTATCTCCACAGCCGCCTTCTCGAGCGCGCTGCAAAGATGAACAGCGACAATGGTTCGGGCTCGCTCACCGCGCTGCCGATCATCGAAACGCAGGCGGGCGACGTTTCGGCGTACATCCCGACCAACGTGATTTCGATCACCGACGGCCAGATCTTCCTCGAAACCAACCTGTTCAACGCGGGTATCCGCCCCGCGATCAACGTCGGTCTGTCGGTGAGCCGCGTCGGCTCGGCCGCGCAGACCAAGGCGATGAAGAAGGTGTCGGGCTCGATCAAGCTCGAGCTCGCGCAGTATCGCGAAATGGAAGCCTTCGCGCAGTTCGGTTCGGACCTCGACGCGTCGACGCAGAAGCTGCTCAACCGCGGCGCGCGCCTGACGCAGCTCCTCAAGCAGCCGCAGTTCCAGCCGATGCCGTTCGAAGAACAGACCGCGTCGATCTTCGCCGGCACCAACGGCTATCTCGACAATGTCGCGACGACCGACGTGTCGCGCTACGAACAGGCGATGCTCGCCTATCTGCGCAGCGACCATGGCGATGTGCTGAAGACGATCCGCGACACCAAGGATCTGGGCGACGACACGAAGAAGGCGCTGGTCGCCGCACTCGACGCGTTCGCCAAGATTTTCGCCTGAAGGCAGCAGCGTGAGCCTCGAAGCAACCCTTCTGGCCTGGTCGGCGCTGGCGGCAATCGCCGTCGTGTCGCCCGGTCCCGATGTCCTGCTGGTTGCGGGACATTCTGCACGCGGAGGCTTGCGGGCGGGGTTGATGGCGACCGCGGGCATCACGATGGGCGGCCTGTGGTATATGGCGCTGTGCGGCTTCGGCTTTCTCAGCGTGCTGACCGCATCGCCGGCCTTGTTCATGGCCGTGAAGATCGCGGGCGCAGCCTATCTCGCCTATCTCGGCTTCGGGCTGCTGAAAGGCGCGATCCGCCCCCAGCCCGCCGGATCGGCGGCGACGCTGCTTACCAATCCCTTCACGCAGGGCTTGATGACGAACGCGCTGAATCCCAAGGTGGCGGTGTTCTATCTCGCAGCCTTGCCGCAATTCACCGGGCATGGTCCGGACGCACCGATGATCGGGGTTTTGCTGGTTGGCATCCATTATGCCATCGGCGCGCTGTTTTTGGGCACCCTTGCGGTGATGGGCAGCACGGCCGGGGGAATGGCCCGCAACAGCCACGTGTGGCGCTGGGTCGAGGCGACGCTCGGCGTCGCATTCGTCGGCCTCGCTGGTAAATTAGCATTCGAACGGAACTGAGATGGCCAGTCTGAAAGAACTCAAGGGGCGGATCGTCTCGGTCAAATCGACCCAGAAGATCACCAAGGCCAAGAAGATGGTCGCCGCCGCGAAGCTGCGCAAGGCGCAGGCCGCCGCCGAAGCCGCGCGTCCTTACGCCGAGCGGCTCGAGCGCGTCGTCGCCAGCCTCGCGTCGAAGGTCGGCGCATCGGATTCGGCGCCGAAGCTGCTTGCCGGTACCGGCAAGAGCGACACGCACCTCCTCGTCGTGCTCAACAGCGACCGCGGTCTTGCCGGCGCGTTCAACTCGAACATCGTCAAGGCCGCGCGCGACAAGGCGCTCGAACTCCAGGCTGAAGGCAAGAAGGTTCTCTTCTACCTCGTCGGCCGCAAGGGCCGCCCGGTGATCGCGCGCCTCTTCCCCGGCCAGATCATCGAGCAGTATGAAACCACCGGCATCCGTGAGATCGGCTTCGAACAGGCGAGCGAGATTTCGGCGAAGGTGATGGAGCTTTACGAAGCCGGCGCCTTTGACGTCGCGCATCTCTTCTATTCGAAGTTCCGCTCGGCGCTGCTCCAGATCGCGACCGGACAGCAGATGATCCCCGTTCCGCCGCCCGCCGACGTTCCGGCATCGAGCGGCGCCGCCGTCGAGTATGAACCCGACGAGGAAGCGATCCTCGCCGACCTGCTGCCGCGCAACGTCACCATCCAGATTTTCAAGGGCCTCCTTGAAAACGCCGCGTCCGAACAGGGTGCGTCGATGACCGCAATGGACAATGCGACGCGCAACGCGGGCGACCTGATCAACAAGCTGACCATCGTTTACAACCGAACGCGTCAGGCGGCGATCACCACCGAACTCATCGAAATTATCGCTGGCGCGGAAGCGCTGTAGCTTCACGTTAAAGTGGGCGCCGAAGCGCTCTAACCGATCAACCCAAGGAAGAAGACCATGGCAACCGCTCCCGCCCCTGAAAAGAAGGCCCCCGCCAAAAAGGCTGCCGCGCCCAAGGCGGCTGCGCCGAAGAAGGCCGCCGCGCCCAAGGCCGCTGCCCCCGTCGGCACCGCGACCGGCCGCGTCGCGCAGGTCATCGGCGCCGTCGTCGACGTCCAGTTCACGGGCGAGCTGCCCGCGATCCTGAACGCGCTCGAAACCGACAACAATGGCAACCGCCTCGTCCTCGAAGTCGCGCAGCATCTGGGCGAAAACACCGTCCGCACAATCGCGATGGACGCGACCGACGGCCTGACCCGCGGCCAGCCGGTTCGCGATACCGGCGCGCAGATCTCGGTTCCCGTCGGCCCGCAGACGCTCGGCCGCATCCTCAACGTCATCGGCGACCCGATCGACGAGCGCGGCCCGGTGAACGCCGGCATGACCGCGCCGATCCATGCGAAGGCTCCTGAATTCGTCGATCAGTCGACCGAAGCCGCGATCCTCGTCACCGGCATCAAGGTCATCGACCTGATCGCCCCCTATGCCAAGGGCGGCAAGATCGGCCTGTTCGGCGGCGCCGGCGTCGGCAAGACCGTTCTCATCCAGGAACTGATCAACAACATCGCCAAGGGCCACGGCGGCGTGTCGGTCTTCGCAGGCGTCGGCGAACGCACCCGCGAAGGCAACGACCTCTATCACGAATTCCTCGACGCGGGCGTTATCGCCAAGGACGCCGACGGCAACCCGACCCCCGACGGGTCGAAGGTGGCGCTGGTGTTCGGCCAGATGAACGAACCCCCGGGCGCCCGCGCCCGCGTCGCGCTCTCGGGCCTGACCATGGCCGAATATTTCCGCGACCAGGAAGGGCAGGACGTGCTCTTCTTCGTCGACAACATCTTCCGCTTCACCCAGGCGGGTTCGGAAGTGTCGGCGCTGCTCGGCCGTATTCCCTCGGCGGTGGGTTACCAGCCGACGCTGTCGACCGACATGGGCGCACTGCAGGAACGCATTACCTCGACCACCAAGGGTTCGATCACCTCGGTGCAGGCCATTTACGTCCCCGCGGACGACTTGACCGACCCGGCGCCCGCGACCTCGTTCGCCCACTTGGACGCGACGACGACGCTGAGCCGTGCGATTTCGGAACTCGGCATCTACCCCGCGGTCGACCCGCTCGATTCGACCAGCCGCGTGCTGACCGCCGCGACCGTCGGCCAGGAGCATTACGAGACCGCCCGCCGCGTTCAGGAAACGCTGCAGAAGTACAAGTCGCTTCAGGACATCATCGCGATTCTCGGCATGGACGAGCTGTCGGAAGAAGATAAGCTGGTCGTCGCGCGCGCGCGCAAGATCCAGCGCTTCCTGTCGCAGCCGTTCCACGTCGCCGAAGTCTTCACCGGCATCCCCGGCAAGTTCGTCGCGATCGAGGACACGGTGAAATCGTTCAAGGCGGTCGTCGACGGCGAATATGACCATCTGCCCGAAGCGGCCTTCTACATGGTCGGCGGCATCGACGAAGCGGTCGCCAAGGCCGCGAAGCTCGCCGAAGAAGCGTAATAACCTGTGCCCCTCCCCGCGCGGGAGGGGTCAAAGGACAGATCAATGGCCCTGAAGTTCGAACTCGTCACCCCCGCCCGCCTCGAGCGGACCGCCGACGTCCATATGGTCACCGTGCCGGGGACCGAGGGCGATTTTTCGGTGCTCGAAGGCCATGCGCCCTTCATGGCAACGCTGCGCAACGGCCCGCTCACCATCTATGCCACCGCGGGCGCCGAACCCGAGGTGATCGAGGTCGAAGGCGGTTTCGCCGAAGTCAACGAAGCGGGGCTCACCGTCCTCGCCGAGCATATCGCCGGCTGATTTTTTCGCCCGTCCACGGCGATCGAAAGCCCGCATCCCTCGCCGGATGCGGGCTTTTCGTTGGTGGAAGCTGCGTTCCGCCTTTGGCGGGAACGGAAGCCTTCGACCGAACCTAGCCGTCGCCCCCGCGCAGGCGGGGGCCGCTGTCTGTTTACGCAGCGGCGCAGGAAAAGGCCGATTGCGGCCCCCGCCTTCGCGGGGGCGACGGTTTATTGAAACGTCCGCTCCCCATCCCAAACCGGACATCCAAAGATAATGCTGTCCTACACGGTCCGGCTGTGCCAGCTTCCATCCCGGCTCTTTCAGAACGCGGACAAAAGCGCTCGCTGCCCGGCGTAGCGATGCAGGTCAGCAAGCGCGCGCGGCATGTTCGCCGAGCGCGACCAATTGGCGGCGGCACAAGGCTGACTTTTCCTGAACTTTGACGGGATTCCGCGGCCCCTGCGCCAATCGGATCGCGCATCTGCCTCAAGTCCGCCCCCTTGCCGCATCCACAAACGCCTTTGCAACCCACTCGGCGCATTCGCCCGCGCGCATTAGGACAATGTCAAAGTTTCCGGTTTATTCACCCTGTCCGGTGGGGGTGCGTCCGCGGTTGCGGGCCATGCCCAAAGGAATTTTGAAAGCAGGACAAAACGGATGAGTGCATTCGGACGCCGACCCGGAACCGCTGGCCGCCCCGCCTTTGGCGTGGCCAAGCCGATGCAGACTGGCGCCGGAGTGCCCGGCGGGACGCAGTTCCCGGCGATCGACGTGCCCGCCGAAGCCCCGCTGCCGATCCCGTCGAACCTGTCACCCGAAGAAGAGGCGATGGAGCGGCTGAACCAGCGTTCGACCGCCGAAATGGCCGAGCCCGAAAAGGTGCAGGGGTTCGAAGCATCGGTCCACAAGATCAAGGAACAGGTGCTGCCGCGGCTGCTCGAGCGCGTCGATCCCGAGGCCGCGGCAACGCTGAGCAAGGACGAACTGACCGAGGAATTTCGCCCGATCATTCTCGAAGTGCTCGCTGAACTCCGCATCACGCTCAATCGCCGCGAGCAGTTCGCGCTCGAAAAGGTGCTCGTCGACGAACTATTGGGTTTCGGTCCGCTCGAGGAATTGCTCGCCGACCCCGACATCAGCGACATCATGGTCAACGGCCCGTACCAGACCTATGTCGAGCGCAAGGGCCAGCTGGTGATCGCGCCGATCCAGTTCCGCGACGAACAGCATCTGTTCCAGATCGCCCAGCGCATCTGCAACCTCGTCGGCCGCCGCGTCGACCAGACGACCCCGCTGGCCGACGCCCGTTTGAAGGACGGCAGCCGCGTCAACGTCATCGTCCCGCCGCTGTCCTTGCGTGGCACCGCGATCTCGATTCGTAAATTCTCGGCCAAGCCGATCACGCTCGACATGCTCTGCCAATGGGGCGCGATGAGCCAGAAGATGTGCACCGCGCTGAAGATCGCGGGCGCCAGCCGTTTCAACATCGTCATCTCGGGCGGCACGGGTTCGGGTAAAACCACCATGCTCAACGCGCTGTCGAAGATGATCGACCCCGGCGAGCGCGTGCTGACGATCGAGGACGCCGCCGAACTTCGCCTGCAACAGCCGCACTGGCTGCCACTCGAAACGCGCCCCGCGAACCTCGAAGGGAACGGCGCGATCCACATGGGCGATCTCGTCAAGAACGCGCTGCGTATGCGCCCCGACCGCATCATCATGGGCGAGGTTCGCGGCGCGGAGTGTTTCGACCTCCTCGCCGCGATGAACACCGGTCACGACGGGTCGATGTGTACGCTCCACAGCAACAGCCCGCGCGAATGCCTCGGCCGTATGGAGAATATGGTGCTGATGGGCGACATCAAAATCCCGAAAGAAGCGATCTCGAAACAGATCGCCGACTCG includes the following:
- the atpD gene encoding F0F1 ATP synthase subunit beta, translating into MATAPAPEKKAPAKKAAAPKAAAPKKAAAPKAAAPVGTATGRVAQVIGAVVDVQFTGELPAILNALETDNNGNRLVLEVAQHLGENTVRTIAMDATDGLTRGQPVRDTGAQISVPVGPQTLGRILNVIGDPIDERGPVNAGMTAPIHAKAPEFVDQSTEAAILVTGIKVIDLIAPYAKGGKIGLFGGAGVGKTVLIQELINNIAKGHGGVSVFAGVGERTREGNDLYHEFLDAGVIAKDADGNPTPDGSKVALVFGQMNEPPGARARVALSGLTMAEYFRDQEGQDVLFFVDNIFRFTQAGSEVSALLGRIPSAVGYQPTLSTDMGALQERITSTTKGSITSVQAIYVPADDLTDPAPATSFAHLDATTTLSRAISELGIYPAVDPLDSTSRVLTAATVGQEHYETARRVQETLQKYKSLQDIIAILGMDELSEEDKLVVARARKIQRFLSQPFHVAEVFTGIPGKFVAIEDTVKSFKAVVDGEYDHLPEAAFYMVGGIDEAVAKAAKLAEEA
- a CDS encoding F0F1 ATP synthase subunit gamma: MASLKELKGRIVSVKSTQKITKAKKMVAAAKLRKAQAAAEAARPYAERLERVVASLASKVGASDSAPKLLAGTGKSDTHLLVVLNSDRGLAGAFNSNIVKAARDKALELQAEGKKVLFYLVGRKGRPVIARLFPGQIIEQYETTGIREIGFEQASEISAKVMELYEAGAFDVAHLFYSKFRSALLQIATGQQMIPVPPPADVPASSGAAVEYEPDEEAILADLLPRNVTIQIFKGLLENAASEQGASMTAMDNATRNAGDLINKLTIVYNRTRQAAITTELIEIIAGAEAL
- a CDS encoding ATP synthase F1 subunit epsilon codes for the protein MALKFELVTPARLERTADVHMVTVPGTEGDFSVLEGHAPFMATLRNGPLTIYATAGAEPEVIEVEGGFAEVNEAGLTVLAEHIAG
- a CDS encoding F0F1 ATP synthase subunit delta; translated protein: MENSGGIQGNITAGLAGRYASALFDLARESNAIDAVRKSLSDLRAGLAESADLSALIASPVVGRTEAAKAIEAVAKAMKLDSLTTKFLGVLAENRRLADLPRMIDAFDAIVADHRGEVTAKVTSAHPLTPAQLKDLTANLKSRVGRDVSVAATVDPAILGGLVVQLGSQLIDGSIRTRLNSFAQAMKG
- the atpA gene encoding F0F1 ATP synthase subunit alpha codes for the protein MEIRAAEISKVIKDQIANFGTDATVTEIGSVLSVGDGIARVHGLDNVQAGEMVEFANGVKGMALNLEADNVGIVIFGSDAEIKEGDQVKRTGTIVDVPVGKGLLGRVVDGLGNPIDGKGPILADKRMRVEVKAPGIIPRTSVHEPVQTGLKALDALVPVGRGQRELIIGDRQTGKTAVAIDTFINQKQANAGDDESKKLYCIYVAVGQKRSTVAQIVRQLEENGAMEYSIVVAATASEPAPLQYLAPYAGVTMGEYFRDNGMHAVIVYDDLSKQAVAYRQMSLLLRRPPGREAYPGDVFYLHSRLLERAAKMNSDNGSGSLTALPIIETQAGDVSAYIPTNVISITDGQIFLETNLFNAGIRPAINVGLSVSRVGSAAQTKAMKKVSGSIKLELAQYREMEAFAQFGSDLDASTQKLLNRGARLTQLLKQPQFQPMPFEEQTASIFAGTNGYLDNVATTDVSRYEQAMLAYLRSDHGDVLKTIRDTKDLGDDTKKALVAALDAFAKIFA
- a CDS encoding LysE family translocator — encoded protein: MSLEATLLAWSALAAIAVVSPGPDVLLVAGHSARGGLRAGLMATAGITMGGLWYMALCGFGFLSVLTASPALFMAVKIAGAAYLAYLGFGLLKGAIRPQPAGSAATLLTNPFTQGLMTNALNPKVAVFYLAALPQFTGHGPDAPMIGVLLVGIHYAIGALFLGTLAVMGSTAGGMARNSHVWRWVEATLGVAFVGLAGKLAFERN
- a CDS encoding CpaF family protein, producing the protein MSAFGRRPGTAGRPAFGVAKPMQTGAGVPGGTQFPAIDVPAEAPLPIPSNLSPEEEAMERLNQRSTAEMAEPEKVQGFEASVHKIKEQVLPRLLERVDPEAAATLSKDELTEEFRPIILEVLAELRITLNRREQFALEKVLVDELLGFGPLEELLADPDISDIMVNGPYQTYVERKGQLVIAPIQFRDEQHLFQIAQRICNLVGRRVDQTTPLADARLKDGSRVNVIVPPLSLRGTAISIRKFSAKPITLDMLCQWGAMSQKMCTALKIAGASRFNIVISGGTGSGKTTMLNALSKMIDPGERVLTIEDAAELRLQQPHWLPLETRPANLEGNGAIHMGDLVKNALRMRPDRIIMGEVRGAECFDLLAAMNTGHDGSMCTLHSNSPRECLGRMENMVLMGDIKIPKEAISKQIADSVDLIVQIKRLRDGSRRVTNVTEVIGMEGDVIVTQELFKFEYLDEDKDGKIVGEYRSMGLRPYTLEKARQYGFDQPYLEACL